The Patescibacteria group bacterium genome includes the window CGATGACTCGAATTACATCGCAAATAAAAGTAGTTTGCCCGTGCTCGAAGCGGCCTTGAAAAATTGTTTTGGTTCCCCTATCGAGTTCTTCCTGGGTTCGCAAAGGCATATTTAAATACTGATAATAGTCATTAAAGCCGACTTTTACCCCGTCCGGGAAATGAGATTCGGCATAGGCCTCAAAGTTGTGGCCCGCATCGAACATGGCCTGCAGGTCGGCACTGACTGGTGGGATTTTATTTTTATCGTGCTTTTTAACCCACAAGAATGCAGGGTGTCTTAAGTACATCATGTATTCGGATTTGGATAAGATTAGCTTTTTGCTCATAGCTATATTATACCCCAGAGTTAATGGCTCATTACAGCAATTCCCGTGCTACTTCTAAATTGCTGCTGAGCTAGCCTAAATATTATAGCCATTAAGCCAGTATTTAATAAGCCAAATTTCAGTTATTATTAAAATTCTCTACAGCACTAAGCGCTATTCTGGTAGCATCAGCGATTTGGGCGCGGTAGCTTCATACTGAGACTCTACAAACTTCCAGTCGATAATCTGCCAGATAGCGGCGACATAATCTGGGCGCTTATTGCGGTAGTCTATATAGTAGGCGTGTTCCCATACATCTACAGCGAGAAGTGGCTTGAGGCCGTCTTGAATAGGAGTACCAGCGTCATGCATAGCAAGCATTTCGAGCTTGCCAGATTTGCCAACAAATAGCCAGGCCCAACCACTGCCAAAATGTTTGCTGGCCATCTCGCTAAACTGAGCTTTGAAAGTTGTAAAATCTGTAAAAGCCTCGTCAATAGCCTCGGCTAGCTTGCCCGATGGCGCATTGCCCTCGCCTTGCGGCGTAGTTAGACACTGCCAGTAAAAGCTATGATTGTAAGCCTGGGCCATATTATTAAAAATTGGGCCAGGCTCAGCCTTAACAATTACCTCTTCAATTGGCAAGCCGGCAAGATCAGTGCCCTCGATAAGACCATTGAGATTGTCAATATAGGCCTGGTGGTGCTTGCCATAATGGTACTCGATAGTTTCTTGAGACATAATTGGCTCTAGGGCATTTGTGGCGTATTTAAGCTTGGGTAGTACGAATTTTTTGATAACTTTGACCTTTCTTTTAGTTCTTAACTTTGCAATATCTACATTATAGCAGAATAAGCCTAGGGTATTTAGCCTAGCTGAACTTGGCCATAAAGGCCTCTAGCTCTTTGCTAAATTGAGCTGAATACGGGTACTCGATTTGGCTAGTGAGCGGCATAGTGCTGGCGTCTTGAGTGCCAATATCGCGCAAAATATGAACAACATTTTTAAGCTCTACGTATTTGAAGCTATCAGTACTTTTAGGCTTGAAGGCCTGAGCTAGAGCCCAAACTCCAGAGCCCGCCGGGCCGCTTGTGGCTGGTGGCGTATTGAAGTCTTTGCTTCCAGCTGTGATGAGTGTAGGCAAGCTAAGGCTTGCTGCGATCTCGCAAGGGTCTAGGGCGTCTTCTGTTTTGATAAGTAAGTTTTGCATACGCTGGTAGACAATACTGGCCACCATATCTTGCCACTGCTTGGCTTCATTGCTTGGCTTAAGCAAGGGCGGCTGAGGTGGCTGGAGCTCTGCAAAGCCAGCTTTATTTTCGCGAATCATAGAAACCCCAGCATTAATCCAGCTTATCAGTGATTTTTTTTCATTAGAATCAATCTTGGTTTGGTTTATTTGCTCCACTAGTTGGCGGGCAACAATATCTAAAAATCTACCATAAGATGGCTCGGCTAGTACTAGACCGGCTGGCTGTGACTTAGCCTGGCTGGCTAGAAGCATTGCGATAAGGCCGCCTTCACTGTGTCCAAGAATAATGATTTTTTCTGGGTCTATGCCTGGCTGTTTGGCCAAATACTGCATGCCACTTTGGGCCGGCTCAACAAATATCTGCTCAAAGCTGTGTGTAACAAGGCTACTAGGGTTAGATGCATAGGGGCCTAGCCCAGTGGCTCCAGAGGTAACTTTGTCATATCGCAGCGAGGCTATACCTTGTGTAGCCAGTATATCGGCCAGCCAATTATAGACA containing:
- a CDS encoding superoxide dismutase — its product is MKKFVLPKLKYATNALEPIMSQETIEYHYGKHHQAYIDNLNGLIEGTDLAGLPIEEVIVKAEPGPIFNNMAQAYNHSFYWQCLTTPQGEGNAPSGKLAEAIDEAFTDFTTFKAQFSEMASKHFGSGWAWLFVGKSGKLEMLAMHDAGTPIQDGLKPLLAVDVWEHAYYIDYRNKRPDYVAAIWQIIDWKFVESQYEATAPKSLMLPE
- a CDS encoding alpha/beta hydrolase, with the translated sequence MNKSQANKSAPITIEPDKDVVFSTPSGIELHGSIRLPKDSSQSLPAVLIISGSGPVDRDGNAPTQAGLPQLKLDVYNWLADILATQGIASLRYDKVTSGATGLGPYASNPSSLVTHSFEQIFVEPAQSGMQYLAKQPGIDPEKIIILGHSEGGLIAMLLASQAKSQPAGLVLAEPSYGRFLDIVARQLVEQINQTKIDSNEKKSLISWINAGVSMIRENKAGFAELQPPQPPLLKPSNEAKQWQDMVASIVYQRMQNLLIKTEDALDPCEIAASLSLPTLITAGSKDFNTPPATSGPAGSGVWALAQAFKPKSTDSFKYVELKNVVHILRDIGTQDASTMPLTSQIEYPYSAQFSKELEAFMAKFS